From one Pseudactinotalea sp. HY158 genomic stretch:
- a CDS encoding cupin domain-containing protein — MTRDIAQFATQFSFCPPGGGGHMHHHDDDDQLFVVVKGELTFDTGEERFTLQEGEAVLFHAGDPHFTVNESQDDSISLVVTVGAK; from the coding sequence GTGACCCGGGACATCGCCCAGTTCGCGACCCAGTTCTCGTTCTGCCCCCCGGGCGGGGGCGGGCACATGCATCACCACGACGACGACGACCAGCTGTTCGTCGTCGTCAAGGGCGAGTTGACATTCGACACAGGCGAGGAGCGCTTCACGCTCCAGGAAGGAGAGGCCGTGCTCTTCCATGCCGGCGATCCGCACTTCACCGTGAACGAGTCGCAGGACGACAGCATCTCCCTAGTCGTCACGGTCGGTGCCAAATGA
- a CDS encoding aldehyde dehydrogenase family protein: MATIHAPLFIGGEELEAGREGTATTYDPATGKEFATYAVGGIEDVDQAVAAARDAFDSGPWRRLKPFERGRILHRIGEGLLARREEIARNLVLDSGKPLRDAYWEVDCSARFFEFYAGACDKLQGTSVPLGPGVMDWTIREPIGVSAQIVPWNYPLQVAVRGVAPALATGCTVVIKPASETPLALRELAQICREVGLPKGVLNIVAGSGSVVGDRLARHPGVDQVTFTGSVQVGRRVSEAAAVNAVPANMELGGKSPQLLFADADLDTSLPIVHSGMYLHAGQVCNAGTRLLVERSRHDEVVERLHRMNTAMTLGRGLDDPDMGPVVSAGQKRTVEEYMAIARSEGQLLEGAELPGDSSLSDGYFVRPSLVVAAGATARVTQEEIFGPVLSVVPFDTAEEGITIANDSEFGLVAGVHTTNISTAMLAAQELAAGQVWINSFGVGLDVEFPFSGYKRSGFGREKGLEALDGYQQVKNVAVAF, from the coding sequence ATGGCAACAATCCACGCCCCGTTGTTCATCGGGGGAGAAGAACTGGAAGCGGGCCGGGAAGGCACCGCCACGACGTACGATCCGGCGACGGGCAAGGAATTCGCAACCTACGCCGTCGGTGGAATCGAGGACGTCGACCAGGCCGTCGCCGCAGCCCGGGACGCATTCGACTCGGGACCATGGCGCAGACTCAAGCCCTTCGAGCGTGGACGGATCCTTCATCGGATCGGTGAGGGGCTGCTCGCTCGCCGGGAGGAGATCGCTCGCAATCTCGTGCTCGACAGCGGTAAGCCACTCCGGGACGCATACTGGGAGGTGGACTGCTCGGCTCGGTTCTTCGAGTTCTATGCCGGTGCATGCGACAAGCTCCAGGGCACTTCGGTACCGCTGGGACCGGGTGTCATGGATTGGACCATCCGTGAACCGATCGGTGTGAGTGCCCAGATTGTCCCGTGGAACTATCCGCTGCAGGTAGCCGTGCGTGGCGTGGCCCCGGCGCTGGCGACCGGATGCACCGTGGTGATCAAACCCGCCTCGGAGACCCCGCTGGCGCTCCGCGAGCTCGCCCAGATCTGCCGGGAGGTGGGGCTCCCGAAGGGTGTGCTCAATATCGTCGCCGGCTCCGGGTCTGTCGTCGGGGACCGGCTCGCACGCCACCCCGGCGTCGACCAGGTCACGTTCACCGGCTCGGTCCAGGTCGGCCGTCGAGTTTCGGAGGCGGCCGCCGTGAACGCCGTGCCGGCGAACATGGAACTGGGCGGCAAGAGCCCACAGCTACTCTTTGCCGATGCCGACCTCGATACCTCGCTACCGATCGTGCACTCCGGCATGTACCTTCACGCGGGTCAGGTGTGCAATGCCGGAACCCGCCTGCTCGTCGAGCGCAGCCGCCACGACGAGGTCGTCGAACGCCTGCACCGCATGAACACGGCCATGACACTCGGGCGCGGCCTGGACGACCCCGACATGGGGCCCGTCGTCAGCGCAGGGCAGAAGCGCACGGTCGAGGAGTACATGGCCATCGCCAGAAGCGAGGGTCAGCTCCTCGAGGGTGCTGAACTACCCGGGGACTCCTCGCTGAGCGATGGCTATTTCGTGCGTCCGTCGCTCGTGGTGGCTGCCGGCGCCACCGCCCGCGTCACCCAGGAAGAGATCTTCGGGCCCGTGCTGTCGGTCGTGCCGTTCGACACCGCGGAGGAGGGAATCACGATCGCCAACGACTCCGAGTTCGGGCTGGTCGCCGGTGTGCACACGACGAACATCTCTACCGCCATGTTGGCTGCTCAGGAACTGGCCGCCGGCCAGGTGTGGATCAACAGCTTCGGCGTCGGCCTCGACGTCGAGTTCCCGTTCAGTGGCTACAAGCGCTCTGGATTCGGCCGGGAGAAGGGCCTGGAGGCCCTCGACGGCTACCAGCAGGTGAAGAACGTCGCTGTGGCGTTCTGA
- a CDS encoding aspartate/glutamate racemase family protein, which translates to MAARRIGVIVPSSNTVVEQDFAASQIPGVSVHTARMYLAETTAEKEREMISIHAPRAARDLGTAACDVAVFACTSAGALIGLDGEARLVAELAEVAGCPVISTNEAVARKLKEIGAERVAVVTAYIDELNIGIRRTLEERGVHVTEIHGMGITDNVAIADVGPAQIVEFARRHIDDRDIDALFVSCTNLPAMESLDALTAEFGVPVITSNSATIDAVRESTFRRVK; encoded by the coding sequence ATGGCGGCTCGTCGAATCGGCGTCATCGTTCCGTCGTCCAACACGGTTGTCGAGCAGGACTTTGCGGCCTCGCAGATACCGGGCGTGAGCGTGCACACGGCTCGGATGTACCTCGCCGAGACGACGGCGGAGAAGGAGAGGGAGATGATCTCGATCCACGCTCCGCGCGCGGCCCGTGACCTGGGCACGGCCGCGTGCGATGTCGCCGTCTTCGCCTGCACTTCGGCGGGGGCTCTCATCGGGCTCGATGGCGAAGCGCGTCTCGTCGCGGAACTCGCCGAGGTCGCCGGCTGTCCGGTGATCAGTACGAATGAGGCAGTCGCGCGAAAGCTCAAGGAGATCGGCGCCGAGCGGGTGGCCGTCGTGACGGCCTACATCGACGAACTCAACATCGGCATCCGCCGCACGCTCGAGGAGCGTGGCGTGCACGTGACCGAGATCCACGGGATGGGCATCACCGACAACGTGGCGATCGCAGACGTCGGTCCAGCACAGATCGTCGAGTTCGCGCGCCGACACATCGACGATCGAGACATCGACGCGCTCTTCGTCTCCTGCACGAACCTGCCGGCGATGGAGTCGCTCGATGCCCTGACCGCCGAGTTCGGCGTCCCGGTGATCACCAGCAACTCGGCCACGATCGATGCCGTGCGAGAGTCAACGTTCAGAAGGGTCAAGTAG
- a CDS encoding thiamine pyrophosphate-binding protein, which yields MHAANGRQYSMNRGNTRPREGGDALIAALARHGITSLFSVSGGPINSAYYATTRHDMRIVHVRHEAAGGFMADSVYRSTGVPGAVLATLGPGVANTVTPAACAMSAGVPMLIIGGQAGTRVLHRGAGMEMDTMSIMRPVTKWAAQVLHADRIPEFVDEAYRRMMAGTPGPVYLEIPTDVLSSQLDDDTPPSPWTDPAPAAPDERVMTQVRGLIEHAKRPVLIAGDGVFHSGAHEGLREFVARAEIPVATLRLGRGAIDERHDPWWFGPAYIPCNPVLSDSLEEADLVVLLGHHWEFDLEFGSGLGAATTVVQVHRDPAALGRNGRADVAVNADSGPFIAALAELTAGDRDGEWTRGRATAWQQEQARLTTQTRQAPEGEERPHPLAVIDAVIAAAPADARFITSHGNVDFWADPRIPVSAPQTYLRSGQSGALGAELPYAVGSALENPDSPSILFVGDGAVGYHLVEIETAARFGAPVIVVVLDDNSWGAIAMPQRMSYDVEVALELPPRDWAAVATGLGARGYDATVDTVGAILQQAVASGGPAIVHVPIRPTLSPYMAHIS from the coding sequence ATGCATGCTGCAAACGGGAGGCAATACTCAATGAACCGGGGTAACACACGGCCCAGAGAGGGTGGGGACGCGCTGATCGCGGCGCTCGCACGGCACGGCATCACGAGCTTGTTCTCGGTTTCCGGTGGTCCGATCAACTCGGCCTACTACGCGACCACACGACACGACATGCGTATCGTGCACGTGCGCCACGAGGCGGCGGGCGGCTTCATGGCGGACTCTGTCTACCGGTCCACCGGCGTACCTGGCGCCGTGCTCGCAACGCTGGGACCCGGCGTGGCCAACACGGTGACCCCGGCCGCCTGCGCAATGTCGGCCGGCGTGCCCATGCTCATCATCGGCGGCCAGGCAGGCACCCGCGTGTTGCATCGTGGCGCGGGCATGGAGATGGACACGATGAGCATCATGCGTCCGGTCACCAAATGGGCCGCGCAGGTGCTCCATGCCGACCGGATCCCAGAGTTCGTGGACGAGGCGTACCGCCGGATGATGGCGGGAACACCCGGGCCGGTCTACCTCGAGATCCCCACGGACGTGCTCTCATCCCAGCTCGACGACGACACGCCACCGTCGCCGTGGACGGACCCGGCCCCGGCCGCGCCGGATGAGCGTGTCATGACGCAGGTCCGCGGGCTGATCGAACATGCGAAGCGACCCGTCCTCATCGCCGGTGACGGCGTATTCCATTCCGGTGCGCACGAGGGGCTGCGCGAGTTCGTGGCCCGAGCAGAGATCCCGGTGGCGACGCTGCGACTCGGCCGCGGAGCGATCGACGAGCGGCACGACCCATGGTGGTTCGGCCCCGCCTACATCCCCTGCAACCCCGTACTCTCAGACTCCCTCGAGGAGGCCGACCTCGTGGTGCTCCTCGGGCACCACTGGGAATTCGACCTCGAGTTCGGATCCGGTCTGGGAGCGGCGACAACCGTCGTCCAGGTGCACCGTGATCCCGCAGCACTGGGACGTAACGGACGCGCAGACGTGGCTGTGAACGCGGACTCGGGACCGTTCATCGCAGCCTTGGCCGAGCTGACCGCCGGTGATCGCGACGGCGAATGGACCCGTGGCCGAGCCACCGCGTGGCAACAGGAACAGGCCCGCCTGACGACGCAGACCCGGCAGGCGCCCGAGGGCGAGGAACGCCCTCACCCGCTCGCCGTCATCGACGCGGTGATCGCCGCGGCCCCGGCCGATGCGCGCTTCATCACGTCGCACGGCAATGTGGACTTCTGGGCGGACCCACGAATCCCGGTGAGTGCGCCACAGACCTACCTGCGCAGCGGCCAGAGCGGCGCCCTCGGTGCGGAGCTGCCGTACGCGGTGGGTTCGGCGCTCGAGAATCCGGACAGCCCGTCGATCCTCTTCGTCGGTGACGGAGCCGTGGGGTATCACCTGGTCGAGATCGAGACCGCTGCACGATTCGGTGCACCCGTCATCGTCGTCGTACTCGATGACAACAGCTGGGGCGCCATCGCGATGCCGCAGCGCATGTCGTACGACGTGGAGGTCGCACTCGAACTCCCCCCGCGCGACTGGGCGGCCGTGGCGACGGGCCTGGGAGCCCGCGGCTACGACGCCACGGTCGACACGGTCGGGGCGATCCTCCAGCAAGCCGTCGCAAGCGGCGGGCCGGCCATCGTCCATGTACCCATCCGGCCCACGCTGAGCCCGTACATGGCGCACATCTCCTGA
- a CDS encoding xanthine dehydrogenase family protein molybdopterin-binding subunit, translating to MAEAPKGLIGERIPRLEDDRLTTGRGRYLDDLTPVGTLHLRFVRSQRAHARLTAVVPGEYEPLPPEAIVITGKDVLGLGIQADARVVPKVIEPHQRYDDNRPTELDPAWQSSLQPALAHEVVRYVGEPIAAVLHPDPYVVEDAAEAVSVHYEDLEPVIDMRGALAADAPIVHEGWRDNVFIRRHRTYGDLKAARERGKHTVRITTRTNRQAGVPLENRGCLAMPDATGRGVVLWTSSQMPHLVRTYVSRALGIPENLLRVIAPEVGGGFGVKGHVFPDEVLVSELARRLQRPVKWTEDRVEHLLSSIHARDHAHRLEAFVDDDGRVHGIRAQIVVDAGAYSVFPWTAGSDSGMVPKVMIGPYDIQDVEFEDIAIATNKSPLGTYRGVGRPSATFSIERLMDTVAEQLGLDAVEVRRRNLITEFPYRAANGLLYDSGSYLDTLNKVSEELDWEVARATDQGGQRYRRGVGVSVFNEQTAHGTPDFEVRGTPIETGYQGMRVEINPDGTSVIFMGLQSHGQGLETTLAQVMASELGVLPSTVKVVHGDTGNSPYSVGTWGSRGAVLGGGAVARAARELRAKVLKIAAFRLDVAEDDLEIERGVVRVKKNPSQLRTIAQIAEIAIRRAAKMPPGLAPGLDALAYVDGPDRGTFSNACHGAQVVLDTWTGRVRIERYVVAEDCGTMLNPTIVEGQVQGGVAQGIGNALLEEFNYSDDGQPMSATFMDYLMPTATDVPALEIHHFDSPSPWTENGVKGMGEAGAIGPLAAVAAAVSHAVGAQLYETPMQMERVFAIQEGDVPEHLTWEYWHECPRLRGFWDDF from the coding sequence ATGGCTGAGGCGCCCAAGGGCCTCATCGGGGAGAGGATTCCCCGGCTCGAGGACGATCGGCTGACCACGGGGCGAGGCCGCTATCTCGATGACCTCACCCCCGTGGGCACCCTGCACCTGCGGTTTGTCCGCAGCCAGCGGGCCCATGCCAGGCTCACCGCCGTCGTGCCCGGTGAATACGAGCCGCTTCCGCCTGAGGCGATCGTCATCACCGGCAAGGACGTACTCGGGCTGGGTATCCAGGCAGACGCACGAGTGGTGCCGAAGGTGATCGAGCCGCACCAGCGTTACGACGACAACCGCCCGACGGAGCTGGACCCGGCCTGGCAAAGCTCCTTGCAGCCCGCGCTCGCCCATGAGGTGGTGCGCTATGTGGGGGAACCGATCGCAGCGGTGCTCCATCCTGACCCATACGTGGTCGAGGACGCCGCTGAGGCGGTGAGCGTCCATTACGAGGACCTTGAGCCGGTGATCGATATGCGCGGGGCTCTTGCCGCAGATGCGCCGATCGTGCACGAAGGCTGGCGCGACAATGTCTTCATTCGCCGCCACCGCACCTACGGCGACCTCAAGGCAGCCCGTGAACGCGGCAAGCACACGGTGCGGATCACCACCCGCACGAACCGGCAGGCCGGGGTGCCGTTGGAGAACCGCGGCTGCCTCGCCATGCCCGATGCCACCGGGCGGGGCGTGGTGCTGTGGACCTCTTCGCAAATGCCGCACCTGGTGCGCACCTATGTCTCCAGGGCCCTGGGTATTCCCGAGAACCTCCTGCGCGTCATCGCCCCGGAGGTCGGGGGCGGCTTCGGCGTCAAGGGGCACGTCTTCCCCGATGAGGTGCTCGTCAGTGAACTTGCGCGCCGTCTCCAACGGCCTGTCAAGTGGACCGAGGATCGGGTCGAGCACCTGCTCAGTTCGATCCATGCCCGCGACCACGCACATCGGCTCGAGGCATTCGTCGACGACGATGGACGAGTGCACGGCATCCGAGCCCAGATCGTGGTGGATGCCGGCGCGTACTCGGTCTTCCCATGGACGGCCGGAAGTGATTCCGGCATGGTCCCCAAGGTGATGATCGGCCCATACGACATCCAGGATGTCGAGTTCGAAGACATCGCGATCGCGACCAACAAGAGCCCGCTCGGAACGTACCGAGGCGTGGGCCGGCCGTCAGCGACCTTCTCGATCGAGCGACTCATGGACACCGTCGCGGAGCAGCTGGGATTGGATGCGGTCGAGGTGCGGCGGCGCAACTTGATCACCGAGTTTCCCTACCGGGCCGCAAACGGTCTGCTGTATGACTCGGGCTCGTACCTGGACACGCTCAATAAGGTGAGTGAGGAGCTCGACTGGGAGGTAGCACGGGCCACCGACCAGGGAGGGCAGCGCTACCGGCGTGGGGTCGGTGTCTCTGTGTTCAACGAGCAGACGGCGCACGGTACGCCCGACTTCGAGGTACGCGGTACCCCGATCGAGACCGGCTACCAGGGTATGCGGGTGGAGATCAACCCCGATGGCACCTCTGTCATCTTCATGGGGCTGCAGTCGCACGGCCAGGGCCTGGAGACCACGCTCGCACAGGTCATGGCCAGTGAGCTCGGCGTGCTCCCCAGCACGGTCAAGGTCGTTCACGGTGACACCGGCAACAGCCCGTATAGCGTCGGAACATGGGGTAGCCGCGGTGCGGTCCTCGGCGGTGGGGCCGTGGCTCGCGCAGCCCGTGAGCTGCGAGCCAAGGTGCTGAAGATCGCCGCGTTCCGGCTCGACGTTGCCGAGGACGACCTCGAGATCGAGCGCGGTGTCGTCCGGGTGAAGAAGAATCCGAGTCAGTTGCGCACGATTGCGCAGATCGCGGAGATCGCCATCCGGCGAGCCGCGAAGATGCCGCCGGGGCTCGCTCCGGGTCTCGATGCCCTGGCATATGTCGACGGTCCGGACCGGGGCACGTTCTCCAACGCCTGCCATGGCGCTCAAGTGGTGTTGGATACGTGGACCGGGCGAGTGCGGATCGAGCGGTACGTCGTGGCCGAGGACTGCGGCACGATGCTCAATCCCACGATTGTCGAAGGGCAGGTTCAGGGTGGGGTTGCACAGGGAATCGGGAACGCGCTTCTTGAGGAATTCAACTACTCGGACGACGGTCAGCCCATGAGCGCAACCTTCATGGACTACCTCATGCCGACGGCCACGGACGTGCCCGCCCTGGAGATCCACCACTTCGACTCGCCCTCGCCGTGGACGGAGAACGGAGTCAAGGGGATGGGCGAGGCAGGGGCGATCGGCCCCCTCGCGGCCGTTGCTGCGGCGGTCAGCCATGCTGTCGGAGCCCAGCTGTACGAGACTCCGATGCAGATGGAGCGGGTGTTCGCGATCCAGGAGGGTGACGTACCCGAGCACCTCACGTGGGAGTACTGGCATGAATGCCCGCGCCTTCGGGGCTTCTGGGACGACTTCTGA
- a CDS encoding GntR family transcriptional regulator has protein sequence MTNISEEQPPAKPDGRKTRGERSETLVEHVRSRILEDIIRARLRPGEMVQLTALANQYEVSRTPVREALALLEHEGVVSAIAYKGYLVRPIEPRDVHDIFFMRRLLETAGIELAAKRLSRSDLLELRGLKLPDADEMTLEYDNVSRSFHRTILVAAGSPRLLATFDELYNDVRRMQYAGIGTPRPDLIHEEHLHIVDALDNGDGALASKRMAEHLDLVRERALTSWVSSF, from the coding sequence ATGACGAACATCAGCGAAGAGCAGCCGCCGGCCAAGCCGGACGGCCGCAAGACCCGAGGCGAGAGGTCGGAGACGCTCGTCGAGCACGTGCGTAGCAGGATCCTCGAAGACATCATTCGAGCTCGGCTTCGCCCCGGGGAGATGGTCCAGCTCACGGCGCTCGCGAATCAGTACGAGGTGTCTCGCACGCCGGTACGAGAAGCGCTCGCCCTGCTCGAGCATGAGGGCGTCGTCTCCGCGATCGCCTACAAGGGGTACCTGGTTCGTCCGATCGAGCCGCGCGACGTCCATGACATCTTCTTCATGCGCCGGCTGCTGGAGACAGCGGGCATCGAACTCGCCGCGAAGCGCTTGTCGAGGAGCGACCTACTCGAACTGCGGGGCCTCAAGCTCCCCGATGCCGACGAGATGACCCTCGAGTACGACAACGTGTCGCGCTCATTCCACCGCACCATCCTCGTCGCTGCGGGAAGCCCCCGCCTCCTCGCCACGTTCGACGAGTTGTATAACGACGTGCGCCGGATGCAGTACGCCGGGATCGGCACGCCCCGGCCGGACCTGATCCACGAGGAACACCTGCACATCGTCGACGCCCTCGACAACGGCGATGGAGCGCTGGCGAGTAAGCGAATGGCCGAACACCTGGATCTGGTGCGGGAACGCGCACTGACCAGCTGGGTGTCGTCGTTCTAG
- a CDS encoding SDR family oxidoreductase → MDLGLKNKGVLVTAASRGLGRASALALGAEGARVALAARSVDTLHDLAEEINAGPGEAIVLPFDLSAPDSSERLVDDVTAAWGRLDAVVVNAPGPRSGPAHTLSDADWSSAIDLVLMSAVRLSRAAARVMIPQGEGRITYISTIGVRTVQPEMVLSNATRLAIMGLAKTMSLELAEHGIIVNQVAPGPIETDRMDELFAQTAERAGIDLEAARKLWTDEVPLRRMGRAEDVAAFVAYLSSPVCGFTTGAVIPVDGGKSRAY, encoded by the coding sequence ATGGATCTTGGCCTGAAGAACAAGGGAGTGCTCGTCACTGCGGCATCTCGCGGTCTTGGTCGGGCCTCTGCGCTCGCGCTGGGTGCGGAGGGTGCGCGAGTGGCACTGGCGGCACGGAGCGTGGACACTCTGCACGACTTGGCGGAGGAGATCAATGCGGGGCCGGGCGAGGCGATCGTCCTTCCGTTCGACCTGTCCGCCCCCGACTCGTCAGAGCGCCTGGTCGATGACGTCACTGCCGCCTGGGGGCGGCTGGACGCGGTCGTTGTGAACGCGCCCGGGCCGCGCTCGGGCCCGGCGCACACGCTGAGCGACGCGGACTGGTCGTCCGCCATCGACCTGGTGCTCATGTCCGCGGTACGTCTCAGCCGTGCGGCTGCCCGCGTGATGATCCCGCAGGGAGAAGGACGTATCACGTATATCAGCACGATCGGTGTGCGCACCGTGCAGCCGGAAATGGTGCTCTCGAACGCGACCAGGCTCGCAATCATGGGCCTGGCAAAGACGATGTCCCTCGAACTGGCGGAGCACGGGATCATCGTGAACCAGGTGGCCCCCGGCCCTATCGAAACGGACCGCATGGATGAACTCTTCGCGCAGACCGCCGAGCGCGCCGGCATCGACCTCGAGGCCGCCAGGAAGCTGTGGACAGATGAGGTGCCACTGCGTCGAATGGGCCGAGCGGAGGACGTCGCTGCATTCGTTGCCTACCTCTCGTCCCCGGTCTGCGGCTTCACTACGGGCGCCGTCATCCCCGTGGATGGCGGCAAGTCACGAGCCTACTGA
- a CDS encoding xanthine dehydrogenase family protein subunit M, producing MKPPVFEYERPETVEEAVSLLARHGEDAKVLAGGQSFVPMLNLRLARPGVVIDIGRLDLRHVEVSGDGLRLGALVRHRQVETDPLVATATPLLAQAAPHIGHLSIRNRGTVGGSVAHADSTAEVSLCALAAGAEIIVANSQGRRAIAADGFFLGPFTTVLEPEDLLVQLRFPRARAGDRHGFAEVSRRSGDFALAAAGFVVGAPGAGASVRVAVVGAGPVPTLVTLPGPPPETAEDLDDLADGIVVRLAGDGRSALPPFRRRLLRSVIVDAGVRAMNFQKEDVA from the coding sequence ATGAAACCCCCCGTATTCGAGTACGAGCGACCCGAGACGGTCGAGGAGGCCGTCTCCCTCCTCGCCCGTCACGGTGAGGACGCGAAAGTGCTCGCCGGTGGACAGAGCTTCGTCCCGATGCTCAACCTCCGCCTCGCGCGCCCCGGCGTGGTGATCGACATCGGCCGCCTCGACCTGCGGCACGTCGAGGTCTCCGGTGACGGCCTGCGGCTGGGTGCCCTCGTGCGCCACAGGCAGGTCGAGACCGATCCGCTCGTGGCGACGGCAACACCCCTGCTCGCGCAGGCCGCGCCGCACATCGGTCACCTCTCCATCCGCAATCGGGGGACCGTCGGCGGCAGCGTCGCCCACGCGGATTCGACCGCCGAAGTGTCCCTGTGCGCGCTGGCCGCCGGCGCCGAGATCATCGTCGCCAACAGTCAGGGGCGGCGTGCCATCGCTGCCGACGGCTTCTTCCTCGGGCCGTTCACGACGGTGCTCGAGCCCGAGGATCTCCTTGTCCAATTGCGGTTCCCGCGGGCGAGGGCCGGGGATCGTCATGGTTTCGCGGAGGTCTCACGCCGCTCCGGAGACTTCGCCCTCGCGGCCGCTGGGTTTGTCGTGGGGGCTCCGGGTGCCGGGGCGTCGGTGCGGGTGGCTGTCGTGGGTGCCGGACCGGTGCCGACCCTGGTGACACTACCGGGCCCCCCGCCAGAGACCGCTGAGGACCTTGATGACCTGGCCGACGGCATCGTGGTCCGGCTGGCCGGCGACGGCCGGAGCGCACTTCCCCCGTTCCGGCGACGGCTGCTTCGATCCGTGATTGTCGATGCGGGTGTCCGGGCAATGAACTTTCAGAAGGAGGATGTGGCATGA
- a CDS encoding (2Fe-2S)-binding protein codes for MKVRLTVNGEDREVEVEPRRLLSDVLRHELDCQGVHLGCEHGVCGACTVIMDGVAVRSCLTLAPQAEGTTVLTTEGLGTPEHPSVVQRAFKTEHGLQCGFCTPGFVCAITAMLDDVDEMDDGELREALAGNICRCTGYANIVKAARRAAAERDESDSVIRQGGGCCGEQRGCCNG; via the coding sequence ATGAAGGTGAGGCTGACCGTCAACGGCGAGGATCGCGAGGTCGAGGTCGAGCCGCGCAGGCTGCTCTCGGACGTGCTTCGGCACGAGTTGGACTGCCAAGGGGTTCACCTCGGCTGCGAACACGGCGTGTGCGGTGCCTGCACCGTGATCATGGACGGCGTCGCGGTGCGTTCGTGTCTGACGCTTGCCCCGCAGGCCGAGGGCACAACGGTGCTGACCACCGAAGGCCTCGGCACGCCCGAACATCCGTCGGTGGTGCAGCGCGCGTTCAAGACCGAGCACGGTCTGCAATGCGGATTCTGCACGCCGGGGTTCGTGTGCGCCATCACGGCGATGTTGGACGATGTCGACGAGATGGACGACGGGGAACTGCGTGAGGCGCTCGCCGGGAACATCTGCCGCTGCACCGGCTACGCGAACATCGTCAAGGCCGCCCGACGTGCGGCGGCAGAACGAGACGAGTCCGACTCGGTTATACGGCAGGGAGGCGGCTGTTGTGGAGAGCAGCGGGGGTGCTGCAATGGCTGA
- a CDS encoding diaminopropionate ammonia-lyase — translation MITPKTVAQVDVTDPGRPRDFHSRLPDYRPSNLVELPTVAAKLGIAEAWVKDESARMGLPSFKVLGASWATYRALEEAAGGTFDGWRSTDELARMVQERTKVRRLSAATDGNHGRAVARMATWLGMTSDIFVPLGTVDARIRAIESEGATVTVVDGSYDQAVARAAEEAGEDCFVISDTSWEGYRDIPGWVIDGYSSIFDEAEEQFAQSGRDYPDAVVVQIGVGALAAAVVRYHRGPGGPGSKILGVEPESAACVLASVRGGEMTSVPGPHPSIIAGLNCDSPSVIAWPHLSTGIDAYVAISDDDARQAMRDLAAEGIVSGETGAAGLAGLTVAASIDEIVETLALDHSSRVLIISTEGATDEAAFATIVGRSASAVAAQ, via the coding sequence GTGATCACCCCGAAAACCGTCGCGCAGGTCGACGTGACCGATCCGGGTCGCCCCCGCGACTTCCACTCGCGCCTGCCCGACTACCGCCCCAGCAATCTAGTGGAACTTCCCACGGTGGCTGCCAAGCTGGGGATCGCCGAGGCGTGGGTCAAGGATGAATCCGCCCGTATGGGCCTCCCCTCCTTCAAGGTGCTCGGAGCCTCCTGGGCGACGTATCGAGCACTGGAAGAGGCCGCTGGCGGCACCTTCGACGGCTGGCGTAGCACCGATGAACTTGCGCGGATGGTCCAGGAACGCACGAAGGTGCGACGGCTGTCGGCCGCCACGGACGGGAACCACGGACGCGCGGTCGCACGGATGGCCACCTGGCTGGGCATGACTTCGGACATCTTCGTGCCCCTCGGAACGGTCGACGCCCGGATCAGGGCCATCGAATCCGAGGGGGCGACGGTGACCGTCGTCGACGGCAGCTACGATCAGGCCGTCGCCCGGGCCGCCGAAGAGGCGGGCGAAGACTGCTTCGTCATCTCGGACACGTCATGGGAGGGCTACCGCGACATCCCGGGCTGGGTCATCGACGGTTACTCTTCGATCTTTGACGAGGCCGAGGAGCAGTTCGCGCAGAGCGGTCGGGACTACCCCGACGCCGTGGTCGTCCAGATCGGCGTCGGCGCCTTGGCCGCGGCCGTCGTCCGGTACCACCGCGGACCGGGCGGGCCCGGATCGAAGATCCTCGGCGTCGAGCCCGAGTCGGCCGCGTGCGTGCTCGCATCGGTGCGGGGAGGGGAGATGACGTCCGTACCGGGACCGCATCCGTCGATCATCGCCGGGCTGAACTGCGATTCGCCGTCCGTCATCGCCTGGCCGCACCTGTCCACGGGCATCGACGCCTATGTAGCGATCAGCGACGACGACGCTCGCCAAGCGATGCGGGATCTTGCGGCCGAAGGAATCGTGAGCGGTGAGACGGGCGCAGCCGGGCTCGCCGGTCTGACCGTCGCCGCGAGCATCGACGAGATCGTCGAGACACTCGCTCTCGACCACAGCAGTCGCGTGTTGATCATCTCCACCGAGGGCGCGACCGACGAAGCAGCATTTGCAACCATCGTGGGCCGATCTGCATCAGCAGTGGCCGCACAGTAG